One Candidatus Poribacteria bacterium DNA window includes the following coding sequences:
- a CDS encoding SGNH/GDSL hydrolase family protein: MKKDWWTKEFQKLVTIGESTTAGGWSSIRERCWASQLARLINEFQRVPVELVNVGIGANLISTKGPAYLESDRNPAANERIDQHVIENKPDLLVISYGLNDARGGTPIDLFCDEMRDIIRRVREQIQPLIVLLGPYYMTDFTAGGERWSHADLNIFYRYNDAIKGVADASDCLFIDLLGSYRDADWLVHHDGVHANDLGHRIVANKIFEVLASNCSGLALETKTLETHIPPWRDESVLRGVKAKP; this comes from the coding sequence CCGCCGGCGGTTGGTCCAGTATTCGCGAGCGATGCTGGGCAAGTCAGTTGGCACGGCTGATCAACGAGTTTCAGCGTGTCCCTGTGGAACTGGTCAACGTGGGGATTGGTGCTAACCTAATCTCGACCAAAGGACCCGCCTATCTCGAATCCGACCGAAATCCCGCCGCCAATGAGCGCATTGACCAACACGTTATTGAGAACAAACCGGATCTGCTGGTCATTTCATACGGACTCAACGATGCGCGTGGCGGTACGCCGATTGACCTCTTTTGCGACGAGATGCGCGACATTATCCGGCGCGTACGGGAGCAGATTCAGCCGTTAATCGTCTTACTCGGTCCGTATTATATGACTGACTTCACCGCCGGTGGCGAACGCTGGAGTCACGCCGACCTCAATATCTTCTACCGCTATAACGATGCGATTAAAGGGGTCGCCGATGCGTCTGACTGCCTTTTCATCGATCTACTGGGTTCATACCGTGACGCGGATTGGCTCGTCCACCATGACGGGGTACACGCAAATGATCTCGGACATCGTATTGTAGCGAATAAGATTTTTGAGGTGCTAGCGTCCAACTGCTCCGGGTTGGCTTTGGAAACCAAAACACTAGAAACGCATATCCCACCGTGGCGAGACGAATCCGTCCTTCGAGGCGTTAAAGCAAAACCCTAA